The sequence below is a genomic window from Saccopteryx leptura isolate mSacLep1 chromosome 3, mSacLep1_pri_phased_curated, whole genome shotgun sequence.
GAGAGGTTGTTgtctaaatgatttttaaagcccTTTCTAACTCAACCATAGATAGTTAATGCAATGAGTTAAGTGAATTCTTAACTATTACCCTCTTTCTAATATTAGTGGGAGCAAATAAACCTCACTGCCTAGTTGGGCTGCTTGTGAGCATGCTTTGATACTGTATACATTGCTGTGTCCTTTGATGACATAGCTTGTATTTTATGCTCTTGGCTCCCTCTCAGGAATCATTGTTCTGGTTCCCAGTCTCTTATCTTACTGGTAACATAAATGTGATGTTACTATTATATTGCTAAACGTAaagatttttgtgtattttacaAAGCTTTAGGTTGTATTGTATACATTTATTTGTAGCTTAACTCAACAGGCATTTAACGACAACTTTGCTCTTGTGTCAGCCACTGTCAGGTATTAGATACAAGACATGAATAGAAAATACTCCATCTTGTAGAACTTAAAGTCTCTAACACAAACTATCAGAAACTGACAGTTGAGGTGTCATTGGGATATATGATCcttaattttacatttatctGGAAAAGTCAATTTTGGTTTAGTTTTCCTATGTTCCCAGGAATGTGTCAGAATTCTCTGTATCCAAAGTTTGAGAATGAAGCAGTTTTTTTACATTGTAGGTAATAAAATAGGATGACTGTGTTATTCAAAAGATATTGGCATTACGCATTTATAAAATTCTGTAGATCACAGTCAAGTAATTGTATTCATAATATCCTTATAGGAGACTTTCATCGAAAACTTCCACGAACTCCGTCCAGTGGGACCATGTCTTCTGCAGATGATCTAGACGAGAGAGAGCCACCTTCTCCTTCAGAAGCTGGTAGTGCACTCTCTGCATGTCACTAAATCAAGCTCTCACTAAACCAGCTGAATTAATAGCACTGTATGATATTAGGAAAATAGTAGGCAGTAATTTAAAGAATTACTTTGCTATGTATTAAAAGGCGTTATAATGACTTAAATGTATCAAATACATATATCCTGGCAAATTATGTACAATTATGGGTTGATAATATGTTAATCAAATGTTTACAAATACAAGCAGCAAAACTACTAGATCTAAAATGTATTAGCAGGGTGCTAAAATAAGCTagatactttgattttttttataagccTAATATAGTGACTTAGCTGTTAAAAGGGTTCCCATTCATGAGAAATTCTGAAAAAgctttttcaaaagaaacagaGCAAGAAGCTAGGCAAGAAAAGGAAGTATACTTCTTGAGGACAAGGAAAGCTGTGGATGTTGGAGGATATAAAAGAGAAATCTGTTACCTTCATTACTTGAATTAGACttatataaattagtttatattGGAAACCTCCAGATACCTGTTTTGACATCATTTCATAAAATAACATAGAACATTTGACCTCTATATAATATAATATCTATGACCTCAATATATCAcataattcatataaaaatatgagTATAATAATATTCATATATTACTAGCTAGTAATATCTATAATAATTTAAGAATAGCTTTATCCTTAATGTGGATAATGCTGATACAGTAACCTCATATAGCTAGTTTTCTTTGAAGCTTTCAAAAAGGGGCATTTTCTAAGAAGGTAATGCCACCTATGTAACCCCTATCCCTGCTCAATAAAAGGCATATCAGTGTAaactttttaattctaaaaacatTATGGTGTGCTAGTTTTGAAGTACCATATTTCCATGTATGTAGACGCACCCTTTTTCAagaaatttggagtctaaaaactaggtgcatcttttacagtggttgtagattttttttcttacttgcattttccgcttatttttgtgctcattgttgaagacagtgattcatcatcagacaccgatgaggacaagctaatggatgggagttttgacagtgatgaggaattgtatgaattttatgatgaataaagcttgagttcaataactttatgtaatttttttttttgaatttcgagcccaaaattaagatgtgtcttatacatggggaaatacagtatcttaCTGGTTTAGTAGTGATTTTTACTCATTGCTAAAATATTGGATAAATCTGTGCCTTATAAGAGATTTCTAAATTATATCCTTATTTTGATGTTACAGACTCAAAATAATAGCTTTTTGTAATGTATGAATGTTTGTATAGTCtaaagatttttcaaaatatactatTCTTTGGGGAAAATTTTCTGTTATCTTACAATTCTTGTATACTCTTTCTACTGCAAGGACCCAATACACTTGGAACATGCAAGAAAACATTGATGTCAAAGGCCGCTCTTACTCACAAGTTTCGCAAACTGAGATCCCCCACGAAATGTAGGGATTGTGAAAGCATTATAGTATTCCAAGGTGTTGAATGTGAAGAGGTAAGATTCTGAAATTACATTAGCCCCTTAAcactttttgttttatacttttttgttattaattttactgaTTAGAATCCTTTGCAAATAATTGAACCACATTGTACCGTCTaggattttatatttcattttgctATTAAGTGTATTTCAAATCAATATAAGTAACATCTTTTAAATTCATCTTGTTGTGTAGCCACTGTGCCTATAGTTTGTCCAGTTGTGAAGAGTTTTAAGATGAGTTAACCAgtttcaaattttcattttcttagtgtCTCCTTGTTTGTCACCGAAAGTGTTTGGAGAATTTAGTCATTATTTGTGGTCATCAAAAACTTCTGGGGAAAATACACTTATTTGGAGCAGAATTCACACAAGTTGCAAAAAAGGAACCAGATGGCATCCCTTTTATACTCAAAATATGTGCCTCAGAAATTGAAAGTCGAGCCTTGTGTCTACAAGTATGTAATAGCTCTTACAACTaaagtttttaaacataaatgccTATGTGATTTGTTATAATGATAAGGAGGCTTTAAAGGAAAACAGTGCTCTCAATTTTTAATAGGTAATTGATTTTCagatttatttggaaaatattatcTTACTTGACCCAAGTTTTCCcctaaaatattagtaaaaatttagGTAAACATATTAACTATATTTAGATGTCCACATTTAGCCATTTGTACTAAAGAAgaattttgcaatatttttccCTTAAGGGAATTTATCGTGTatgtggaaacaaaataaaaactgacaagttGTGTCAAGCTTTGGAAAATGGAATGCACTTGGTAGACATTTCAGAATTTAGTTCTCATGACATCTGTGACGTCTTGAAATTATATCTTCGACAGGTAaagtgattttttgtttgttttttatttgttattttttaagtgagaggaagggagatagtgagacagactcctgcatgcatcctgactgggatccacctggcaaccctgtcttgggccaatgcttaaatcaactgacttatttttagtgcctgagactgacactcagaccaacagagctatcctcagttccagggccaatgctggaaccagttgagccactagctataggaggggaagatggagagaaggaggagagagcctgggagagaagcagatggtcacttcccttgTATgttctgactgagaatcaaacccgaaTCTATTTTCTTGATGGGAATGGAAGAGGGTGGATGGTGTAGAAGAATGTAGTATTCTAGGCTGgaagttatttttcttcagaattttgaaagcatttttcttgttctctttgaAGCCTCAGATCATTCTCATTCCTGATTCTTTGTATTTggcctattttttctttctgaaagcttTTCAAATcttttcctctctgaaaatttTACGATGATATGCTATATTAGGTATTCCATGAGCTTTGTCATTCTGGTTACTTGTCCTTTAGTTCatggaacttttatttatttatttttaatattttaatttgttgattttagagagagaaatgtcaatttgttattccacttatttatgcatttattggctgattcttttatgtgatgtgaccagggatcaaacccgcaactttggcatatcaaactcttaccaactgagctactctgcCAGGGCTGTTCCTAAGCTTTTCTTTTACCCTTATTGCAAACTGTTTCATTTCGAAGGTcatgttttaatttctaagagCTCTggttatctgtttctttttacaaCAGTCTTATTTAATTAATGCAGTATAGTTACTTACCCTCCTGAGAATAGTCATAGCTTTTAAAAAGAAGGGTTCTTTTCTCTGTTCAGCCTTTGGCCctatccaatagaaatataatgtgggccccatatataatattaaattattaaattttgttgtagtcacatacaaagaaaaaatggatgaagttaattttaagattttatttaacattgaaaataaaatatctatgcatctaatcaatatttaaaaattattaatgaaatattttattttgttatattacaGGGTCTTTAAAATCtggtgtgtattttttatttaaaacacatgTCAATTTGGACCAGCCATATTTCCAGTGCTCAGTAGCCCTATGTGGCTAGTGGCCACCAtttagaccagaggtccccaaactacggcccgcgggccgcatgcggccccctgaggccatttatctggcccccgccgcacttctggaaggggcacctctttcattggtggtcagtgagaggagcatagttcccattgaaatactggtcagtttgtttatttaaatttacttgtactttattttaaatattgtatttgttcccattttgtttttctactttaaaataagatatgtgcagtgtgcatagggatttgttcatagtttttttttttttttttttttttttctgaagctggaaacagggagagacagtcagacagactcccgcatgcgcccgaccaggatccacccggcacgcccaccaggggcgacgctctgcccaccagggggcgatgctctgcccatcctgggcgtcgccatgttgcgaccagagccactctagcgcctggggcagaggccacagagccatccccagcgcccgggccatctttgctccaatggagccttggctgcgggaggggaagagagagacagagaggaaagtgcggcggaggggtggagaaacaaataggcgcttctcctgtgtgccctggccgggaatcgaacccgggtcctccgcacgctaggctgacgtgttcatagtttttttatagtccggccctccaacggtctgagggacagtgaactggccccctgtgtaaaaagtttggggacccctgatttagacagtATAGTTTTAGACcttcaaattgtttttttttaaacctattttgTTTTCATGGTTGTCTGTTTAAGCTTAAATTGAAATGTCTTTGAAAGCTCTTGAATACATGAAGGCTTTGAAGATTTTGAGCTTTACTGCAGTGTGTGATCTAGGTGGGCTGTCTGGGAAACACTTGGTGCATCTCTAGGTCTTTATTCTTGGGCTGGTCTGAACCCCCAGAGAAGGGTCGTTTACTGCCTAGAGGTGTGGTGCCAGACTTTGGGAGCCCATTAGGGTAAGAAGGCTCAGGATCTCTGCATTTAGCGTGCATGCAGTCACCAAATCCTAATTTTAGATAGTTGCTCACCTGTTTCTTATATTTGGCATTACCTATCCAGAGAACCCTCCAGAGTTTTGTGGACATAAGGATCTAGAGATCTAATGCTCCTTCAGAATTAGAAAGTCTCATGCTGACAGTCCCTGAGTCTCCGGTAAACCATGGTGGACCATGGTGGATCAGTTTGGGATTGCAGTTTTCTCAGGCCTGCTAAGTCAGCACTTGTTCATTGGCTCTTCAGCTTGTGAAATGTTGCTTTTGGCTCCATTCATTACTGTTCTCTCACTCAGTTCTGTGGGCTCAACTGTATTTCAGTGAGGTTGTAGAGGAAAAGAAACTAGGTACAAATGTTGGCCCAGGAAACTATTGATATCTGCCATGTTAGCCCAGGAAACTATTGATATCTGTGTAATCACATTTTACAGGATTCTCAGAGAAATGGAAGCATGTTACTTTTGAATGACTATAACTCTCAATCATACTTTATTTCTTCCAGCCAATCAGGGAAAGAGAATGAATGGGGTCCAATACTATCAGCCTTCATTCTGTCTtaggaatactatgggaccaagACTTTAGTGTGGGAAGCCATACTCAAATTACAGTATTAGAGAGTAGCCTTCATTTTATTCATATACCCTGTGGGAAACCTGAAACTCCAAGAGGTAAAGTTACCTAGTCTTCAGATCCCACAGTGGTGGAATTAGAAATGAATCTCAAAGCCCTTCCTCACCACAGATAGTATAGGACATCAGCTAAGCAGAAATACATGGAGCATTTTTCATCACTGAGCAGTAGAAATATTGAAATGTTATGTCAGTAGACAGATCAAGGTGGCATATCCCCTTTGATAGTTTGAGAGAGGAACTACTTCTGTTGACCTACTTATGGCAAttcaatttgtatttaaaaattaaataatgtgttgacagtttctttcttGTAAGTCATACTATCTTAAACTGATCCTCAGTCTGATTTAAGTAAAACACAAAGACCCTATGGCATTTTCTCTGTTTCCGCATAACAGTAAAACTCAGAGTATAAGCTTTTTCTAATTAACTTGACTTATTTTGTGTATCATCCTGGGTTTGTTTCAATAAAACAGTTGAAGATAATGCTTTGAGGCAGTAATTTAGAGTTTTACTGATTATTAGTTAActcatttttaataaagatatGATTTATGGTGATTGTGTCAGATTTACTTTATAGATTACATCTGTAGCAATTATATGTGAATTTCTAAATGTACATATTGACCTGAAGTCTTGTTCATCTAAAGGGACATGTTAAAACATTCAGTAGCTGTTCAGTAGATTATTAACAGTGGGGGAAAGCACTGAATGACATtctaatgtaattttatttctttagctcccagaaccatttattttATTCCGATTGTACAAGGAATTTATAGACCTTGCAAAAGAGATCCAACATGTAAATGAAGaacaagagacaaaaaaggaCAATCTTGAGGACAAAAAATGGTCAACTACATGTATAGAAATAAACAGAATTCTTCTAAAAAGCAAGGACCTTCTAAGACAATTGCCACCATCAAATTTTAACAGTCTTCATTACCTTATAGTACATCTTAAGCGGTAAGAACTTTGCATAAGAAAAGTGTCCATTAATGGATGGATAAttaattagtgtttttttttaattgtggtaaaatgcacATAATGCACATGTACCatcttaatcatttattttttttttttacagcgacagagagtcagagtgagggatagacagggatagacagacaggaacggagagagatgagaagcatcaatcattagtttttcgttgcaacatgttagttgttcattgattgctttctcatatgtgccttgaccgtgggccttcagcagaccgagtaaccccttgcttgagccagtgaccttgggctcaagctggtgagcttttgctcaaaccagatgagcccgcaatcaagctggcgacctcggggtcttgaacctgggtcctccacatcccagcccaatgctctatccactgcgccaccgcctggtcaggcgcatcttaatcatttttaagtgtacagttcaatacTATTAAGTGCATTTATAttgtactattttttatttaaatgaacacTTCATTTCTAATACATGTCAGGGAAAGGGAGATAATGAATGTATTCACGTATGCAGCTGTCTTTCCCTCAGATGCcacctatgtgccaggctctgctggggacacaagaatgaaaacataAGGCTGCTGTCATCTGTTGTGCTTGTCATCTTGGGAGGCAGAAAAGTGCAGTGCAGCATCCTTCATGTTGTACTGGAGCTGCACACAGTATGGGGAGGAAGGGGCCCGGGCATGGGAGTCCTGAACCAGAGAAAGCAGCCATGAGCCAGACTGGAAGTGGTTTGGTGGCAGAGAATGTGCAGAGGAGCATTCCTGGAAGAGGGTAACAGACACAGAGATAAGAGATCATTCTGCATTTGGGAAGTGTTTGATTAGGCTAGCTAGGATAAAATAAGCAGTGGCAGCAGTGAGCTAGGCAGAGCCTGGTAAGGAGAATCTTCCATACCTGGAAGATGAGTCAAATGTCTTCCTCTGTACCCCTGAAGTACTTTGAACGAGGAATTTGGCATGCTCAGATTTGCCTGTTAGGTCTTTCTGGCAGCAATATGGAACATGGTTTGGAGGGGAGGCCTTTATTGCACTTTAGATTTTCTTGCATAGTTATAGAAATAAAAGGTGATGAGAGTGACTGTAAAGCAGAGAGGTCTGTAGAAAGTGGAACCAGCTGCAGCCCGTTTTTCCTACACCCTTCCCTATCCGTAGTTTACTACTATCCAGGAAATTTAACAGGCAGATCTCATACTGCTTTATGTGTTCTACTCTGCAGGGTTGTCGATCACGCtgaagaaaacaagatgaactccAAAAACTTGGGGGTGATATTTGGACCAAGTCTCATCAGGCCAAGGCCCACAACTGCTCCAATAACCATCTCCTCTCTCGCTGAATACTCAAATCAGGCGCGGTTGGTAGAATTCCTCATTACCTATTCCCAGAAGATCTTTGACGGGTCCCTTCAGCCACAAGATATAGTTGTCTGTAGTACAGGTGGTGTTGCACCTCAGGCAGATCAAGGCTGTCTCCTGAAGCCTCTGTTATCACCAGAAGAGAGAGACCCAGAACATTACATGAAGTCACTGTTTTTCTCCTCAAAGGAAGTGAGTTTTGACCTTTATAGAATTGTGTGGGAAATTTGTAATGTTTATGTTAAGTCAAAAATCTTTGAACTGTTTATTGTGAGATGTGTTTTGCTTCttcaagtttaaaatttttctcccatCAACAGGATATCCGTACTGCAGACAGTGAAAGCAAGATTCTTGAACCAACTGTATCATTTGAGGAATCAGAACAAAGACAGAATACATTAGAAAAATGTGATGCATGTCTCATTGGTGAGTGGCTATGTAAAATACGTATTGGCTGCCTTAAAACTATGTCAGTAAGCCATGATTAAAAGCCAAGGTGAGTGGGGTTGAGAGGTCAGTCAGAGAAAAAAGTTGCTTTAAGTCAGTGGATCTTGCTTAGCTGTTATTGTCTTTTAGTGTACCTCACATTTAAATGTATATCATTCTTCATAatagtctttctttaaaaaactatcttGGATTTCATGATGTTTTGTGCtctttctgaactttctatttttttaattttttgccatcAATTATAGTCATGATAGAAATGTGCTGAATCGTATCATAGTTCATCAGCATCTCTGTTATGTTGTGTATTGGTCTAACTGCTCATAAGAAGTCAACTAgactccatttttaaaatttagatgcctaaaattcctaattttttttcaaatgctttaccTGTCACCTGGCCTTTAACACATTAAGCACATATATgtggatatattttatttccttgattgcagctattttattcattttatgataATTTTAGTTGCAGTGATTGATAACTATCAAGCTAGTGGAAATGTCTCCATTTATTACTATATTTGATACATTACTATAAatcccaatttttaaaagttcagccATATGTGTTAAATTTTATGTCTGATCAAACAGTAGTGAGAAGCCTGACTGGGTCTGAAGTGTAGGGGAGGTAACATTCATTAAGTACCTGCCTACTCTGTGCTATGTGCTGTGCTTATTGTTTGAGTCCAGTTATCTGATGTGATCTTCATAACAGTGCTATAAAGTAGAAAGTATGAACCCCATTCAACCACAGCCTAATAGTGTGAGAGAGGTGAAACCGTGCCAAAGGTCCTGCCCCTCAAAAATTGTCCAGCTTGTATTTGAACCTATGTGCTTATTTGACTATTCCATGATCTAGGACACCCAAttaaaatagttataataaaTGTAACTTGTGAATTTTTATTGTGTACTGGATCATTCTAAGCATTTTGTAATTAGGTCATTAGGCCACATGTCACCATAGATACAGTTATGATTCTCTCTGACAGGTGAAGACACTGAGGGACAGTGAGATTGCCTTGCCTAGTACGTAAGCAGTAGAGCTGAGCGTCTGGCTTCAGAGTCTGCATTCCTATCCATTAGGCTATGAGTTTTTCCCTAGAATTTCAGATACTTTGGTGGGTTTCTACAGCCCGACAACAGTGGCTCAAGTCCCTCAGAGTGATCTGTAAGGGTGCTGATGGGAAACAGCAATGTTGCTTTGGAAGCCCGGGGAAGAGAGGGCAGCAGCCTCAGGTAAGAAGGAAGGTCAGTGATTTCGATGAGCTCCTGTCAGCAGACCACTGCCCAAAAGAGGAGCCTGAGCAGGGGGCTTAAATTTTCCAGAAATTGAAATACTTTAGGGGAGATGCAGCAAAAAAGGCTTAAGAACACATGGACAATGGGTCCAAACgataggaaagagaagaaagcaagGCTGGGGGTAAACAGTAAATGGAGTGAAGGACATTTTTTCTTCAAGTAAAACTGTTGAACATTAATTAAATAGGGTGACTGTTACAGTCCCTTGATTAATTGATCAGACTGAAAGGCATTTCATATAATATGCTCACACTGGGGGATTGAGTATAACTGAGAAACAGATTTGAGAGTTGGCAAAAGCATTGGCGTTCAAGGGCACACCCATATTTGTCTGGCCTATAAATTGATGTAGCTTTTCAGAGGTGAATTTACCCATGTCTGCCTGTTCAAATTATGACACTCCTTTGACCCAGCAGTTACTTGTTTGTTCATGCATAGCACATAAAAAAAAGTACTTCAGCAAATGTTGGGATTTTTTAACCAGCAGTGAATTTTGTAGctatttattatattgatttaagCAAACATGAAATTCTCACATTTTTATTCAGAATCCACCTTTAAATTCCTCTGCATAAAAAACCGAAAATAACTTGGGAAGAATATCTAAGGCCCTTATTTTGAGAGCATGTTCCACTATAACTCATTCAGACTCTCTTGTTAACCAGGTGCCAGGAAGTTTGACTTTTAAATAAATCTGTTCCTTTTTCAGACAACAAAGTGCGTTTGCTTGTTGACCCAGAGCTTGAATCAGCATCACAAAAGATGGAAGATGTTTGCAGGACCTCCAGGCTGGTCCCTCTGAAACCCGACAGGGAAGCAAACAGTGTTGTTGAGAGGTATACTCCAAGGACCAAGATTAGACCTCTAAGTTTGCCTGTCGATAGACTGCTTCTTGCAACTCCTCCTCATGAGAGAAATGGCAGAATTTTGGGAAATGTAAATTCAGACAAGTTTTGCAAGAATCCTACCTTTGAAGGAGTTAGTAGAAAAGACACCCCTACTCTTCGTTGCAAATTTGATGGCTTTGACCAGCAAACTCTACAGAAAACCAGGGAGAAACAGTATGATCAAAATGACCTTCATGCAAAGACTGCAATGATTGTGCCCATTGCACTCCAGGAAGGAGGAGTGGTGACGAGCATCAGGACTGGTGGGGACCATGCAGACAGTGCCACCCAGCCCAGCAAGCCATACGCAGACTCAGTCAGGTCAGCAAGACAGGTGTCAGAGAGACGGTCCTCTGACTCATGCCCTCCTGCTTCTGCCCGAGCGCCCAGGACCCTGCAGCCCCAGCACTGGACAACATTTTATAAACCACGTGCTCCCGCTGGTGGTGTGAGAGGGGGTGAGGAGAGACCGGCAGCATCCTCCCCAGCGACGCCCCCTGGCACCACTCATACTTCTGGGGGGCACGTGCTGAAATCAGTTCCAGACTCAGAAAACGCACCAGCTTGTCCCGTGCAGCCAACCAGTAAGTCTAAAGAGAACTCTGAGGAGCACAACTTGCCCGAAGTGCATTTAGCGTGTCAGAGACCAAGGCTTAAACGAATGCAACAATTTGAAGACCTTGAAGATGAAACCCCACAGTTCGTGTAGGGTTGTCAAaattcagcttttcttttttagttgtttgttttgtgaAAAGGTTTTTGACAGGGCCCCTTTTGTATAGGATTGCCAAAttgttgattttccttttttgtcacTGTATTGTATTACCTGTGTTGGTTGTGTTGAATGTGTTTTGATAAGGCCACATCTGTGTCTCACTGGACTTATCTGTATTTTTGAAGTTGTGAATAAGTAGGTAgactcatatttttaaagtttagtttATTTTCCCCATAAAATGGTCCATTTAAATGCATCCCTAATATATGATATAGTTCTCAACTAATAGCTGCAATTGGAAaaatcagctttatttttttttaaatgaaactatgTGCTTATTTATAAAAGGAATGTTTCTGAATGCAAGTGCCTGAAAGATCTTTGTTTAGTATGATTGTTTTTTTAACACAATTTTATAGTGCATCTTTGACCATTGTGCTTTTACGGTGTGTAtataaccttttatttttcaattggcaattaacttttaaatatttaggtaaTAGCCAGAAGGCTTGTAAATCTGTATTTAATTGCATTTCAATTAATTGTGAGATTTGCAAATGGAAGTCGGTTGAATTGTACAAAGAAAATGCACTTAAACCCGTTTCTAAATTATACAGTGCAG
It includes:
- the ARHGAP29 gene encoding rho GTPase-activating protein 29 isoform X1, which codes for MIAHKQKKTKKKRVLSSGQLSTDVTTSEMGLKSLSSNSVFDPDYIKELVNDTRKFSHMLLYLKEAIFSDCFKEVIHIRLDELLRVLKSIMNKHQNLNSVDLQKAAEMLTAKVKAVNFTDVNEENKNDLFREVISSIETLALTFGNILTRFFMGDGDSDSLFRLPVSQESKSFENVSMESVDSSHEKGNFSPIELDSMLLKNSDSVELALSYAKTWSKYTKNIVSWVEKKLNLELESTRNIVKLAEATRTNFGLQEFMPLQSLFTSALLNDIESSHLLQQTIAALQANKFVQPLLGRKNEMEKQRKEMKELWKQEQNKMLETETALKKAKLLCTQRQDDYEKAKSSMFRAEEEHQCSSGGVKNLNKQLEKKRRLEEEALQKVEEANEFYKVCVTNVEERRNDLENTKREILAQLRKLVFQCDLTLKAVTVNLFQMQQLQLASLANTLQSLCDSAKLYDPGQEYSEFVKATNSTEEEKVDGNVTKQLTNSSHTAEYGPADSLEDVVRLPDSSNKIEEDRCSNSADITGPSFIRSWTTGMFSDSESTGGSSESRSLDSESISPGDFHRKLPRTPSSGTMSSADDLDEREPPSPSEAGPNTLGTCKKTLMSKAALTHKFRKLRSPTKCRDCESIIVFQGVECEECLLVCHRKCLENLVIICGHQKLLGKIHLFGAEFTQVAKKEPDGIPFILKICASEIESRALCLQGIYRVCGNKIKTDKLCQALENGMHLVDISEFSSHDICDVLKLYLRQLPEPFILFRLYKEFIDLAKEIQHVNEEQETKKDNLEDKKWSTTCIEINRILLKSKDLLRQLPPSNFNSLHYLIVHLKRVVDHAEENKMNSKNLGVIFGPSLIRPRPTTAPITISSLAEYSNQARLVEFLITYSQKIFDGSLQPQDIVVCSTGGVAPQADQGCLLKPLLSPEERDPEHYMKSLFFSSKEDIRTADSESKILEPTVSFEESEQRQNTLEKCDACLIDNKVRLLVDPELESASQKMEDVCRTSRLVPLKPDREANSVVERYTPRTKIRPLSLPVDRLLLATPPHERNGRILGNVNSDKFCKNPTFEGVSRKDTPTLRCKFDGFDQQTLQKTREKQYDQNDLHAKTAMIVPIALQEGGVVTSIRTGGDHADSATQPSKPYADSVRSARQVSERRSSDSCPPASARAPRTLQPQHWTTFYKPRAPAGGVRGGEERPAASSPATPPGTTHTSGGHVLKSVPDSENAPACPVQPTSKSKENSEEHNLPEVHLACQRPRLKRMQQFEDLEDETPQFV
- the ARHGAP29 gene encoding rho GTPase-activating protein 29 isoform X2; the encoded protein is MERHDCFKEVIHIRLDELLRVLKSIMNKHQNLNSVDLQKAAEMLTAKVKAVNFTDVNEENKNDLFREVISSIETLALTFGNILTRFFMGDGDSDSLFRLPVSQESKSFENVSMESVDSSHEKGNFSPIELDSMLLKNSDSVELALSYAKTWSKYTKNIVSWVEKKLNLELESTRNIVKLAEATRTNFGLQEFMPLQSLFTSALLNDIESSHLLQQTIAALQANKFVQPLLGRKNEMEKQRKEMKELWKQEQNKMLETETALKKAKLLCTQRQDDYEKAKSSMFRAEEEHQCSSGGVKNLNKQLEKKRRLEEEALQKVEEANEFYKVCVTNVEERRNDLENTKREILAQLRKLVFQCDLTLKAVTVNLFQMQQLQLASLANTLQSLCDSAKLYDPGQEYSEFVKATNSTEEEKVDGNVTKQLTNSSHTAEYGPADSLEDVVRLPDSSNKIEEDRCSNSADITGPSFIRSWTTGMFSDSESTGGSSESRSLDSESISPGDFHRKLPRTPSSGTMSSADDLDEREPPSPSEAGPNTLGTCKKTLMSKAALTHKFRKLRSPTKCRDCESIIVFQGVECEECLLVCHRKCLENLVIICGHQKLLGKIHLFGAEFTQVAKKEPDGIPFILKICASEIESRALCLQGIYRVCGNKIKTDKLCQALENGMHLVDISEFSSHDICDVLKLYLRQLPEPFILFRLYKEFIDLAKEIQHVNEEQETKKDNLEDKKWSTTCIEINRILLKSKDLLRQLPPSNFNSLHYLIVHLKRVVDHAEENKMNSKNLGVIFGPSLIRPRPTTAPITISSLAEYSNQARLVEFLITYSQKIFDGSLQPQDIVVCSTGGVAPQADQGCLLKPLLSPEERDPEHYMKSLFFSSKEDIRTADSESKILEPTVSFEESEQRQNTLEKCDACLIDNKVRLLVDPELESASQKMEDVCRTSRLVPLKPDREANSVVERYTPRTKIRPLSLPVDRLLLATPPHERNGRILGNVNSDKFCKNPTFEGVSRKDTPTLRCKFDGFDQQTLQKTREKQYDQNDLHAKTAMIVPIALQEGGVVTSIRTGGDHADSATQPSKPYADSVRSARQVSERRSSDSCPPASARAPRTLQPQHWTTFYKPRAPAGGVRGGEERPAASSPATPPGTTHTSGGHVLKSVPDSENAPACPVQPTSKSKENSEEHNLPEVHLACQRPRLKRMQQFEDLEDETPQFV